From Candidatus Poribacteria bacterium, a single genomic window includes:
- a CDS encoding STAS domain-containing protein — protein sequence MGNEAVIRLSGRLNHLTVSDLRSGLDRAIKEGAMTVVIDLTDVESIDAEAISILMEGKRRLGREGRDLKVVGAKPAIQRAFSRLGLSFGKENNNEA from the coding sequence ATGGGAAATGAGGCTGTTATCCGTCTTTCAGGGCGGTTGAACCATCTCACGGTATCCGATCTAAGAAGTGGTCTTGATAGGGCTATAAAGGAGGGCGCGATGACGGTGGTCATCGACCTAACGGACGTGGAAAGTATAGATGCGGAGGCTATCAGCATCCTAATGGAGGGGAAACGCAGGTTAGGGCGGGAAGGAAGAGATCTAAAGGTCGTTGGCGCCAAGCCTGCTATACAGCGTGCCTTCTCACGCCTTGGCTTGTCATTCGGAAAGGAGAATAATAATGAAGCTTAA
- a CDS encoding SPW repeat protein codes for MNWINVVLGLWMFISGFISGIVHNRTGALINDLAVGVLVAVFGILTAVRRWPQWINVAIGIWLIVAALAIPSASTAAWNNLVFGILILIFGSWASLMPA; via the coding sequence ATGAACTGGATTAACGTTGTGTTAGGCCTGTGGATGTTTATATCAGGGTTCATCAGCGGGATAGTCCATAACAGGACGGGAGCTCTGATCAACGATCTGGCCGTCGGGGTTCTGGTTGCGGTCTTCGGCATTTTAACAGCCGTAAGGCGCTGGCCTCAGTGGATCAACGTTGCCATCGGTATCTGGCTGATCGTCGCAGCACTTGCCATACCTTCCGCTTCGACTGCGGCGTGGAACAACTTGGTTTTTGGGATATTGATTCTCATCTTTGGATCCTGGGCCAGTCTAATGCCAGCTTAA
- a CDS encoding sigma 54-interacting transcriptional regulator, whose amino-acid sequence MKKDEKECRSLCRELLTEKRKLKTIMDSIADGVFTIDTEWRITTFNRAAERITGFKAEQVIGKVCKEVFCKDVFGTEMCEENCPLKRALETGKPVSNYEINILNRDGRKLTINVSASLLRDESGEVIGGVESFRDVTRLRELNEELKGRYEFQGIIGKNHKMREIYELIGEVAQTKATVLIQGETGTGKDLIARAIHYSSSRRDRPFIKINCAALPESLLESELFGHVKGAFTGAYRNKMGRFELANGGTLFLDEIGELSPMIQAKLLRVLEEGEFERVGGTRTIKIDVRFIAATDRDLRKAVTDGTFREDLFYRLNVVSIFVPPLRERKEDIPLLVRYFMRKFNKEYDRDIVNISPDALGLMLDYDWPGNVRELEHAIEYAFIRCPANTILVQHLPPEIHRTVKTTDRLKDSLEQLEKQQILRALEKSNWNRGQAAEVLGIDRSTLWRKMKKYNLI is encoded by the coding sequence GAGAAAGCTTAAAACGATCATGGATAGTATAGCGGATGGTGTTTTCACTATCGACACGGAATGGCGGATAACCACCTTTAATAGGGCCGCTGAAAGGATCACGGGATTTAAGGCCGAGCAGGTCATAGGAAAAGTATGCAAGGAGGTGTTCTGCAAGGATGTCTTCGGCACCGAAATGTGTGAGGAGAATTGCCCGCTTAAAAGGGCCCTTGAGACGGGGAAACCTGTATCCAATTATGAAATCAACATCCTGAACAGGGATGGGAGGAAATTAACGATCAATGTCAGTGCCTCGTTACTGAGGGATGAATCGGGCGAGGTGATAGGGGGCGTAGAAAGTTTTAGGGATGTCACCCGTCTGAGGGAGCTAAATGAAGAGCTAAAGGGAAGGTATGAGTTTCAGGGCATCATCGGCAAAAACCATAAGATGCGAGAAATCTATGAACTGATAGGGGAGGTGGCTCAGACAAAAGCCACCGTGCTGATTCAAGGCGAGACTGGGACGGGAAAGGATCTGATAGCTCGCGCTATCCACTACAGCAGTTCAAGGCGGGATCGTCCATTTATTAAGATTAATTGTGCGGCGTTGCCGGAGAGCCTGCTGGAAAGCGAGCTATTCGGCCATGTGAAAGGGGCGTTTACGGGGGCTTACAGAAATAAAATGGGGAGATTCGAGCTGGCCAATGGGGGAACGCTGTTTCTGGACGAGATAGGGGAGCTCAGCCCCATGATTCAAGCGAAACTGTTGAGGGTTTTGGAGGAGGGCGAGTTTGAGAGGGTAGGTGGCACGAGAACGATAAAGATCGATGTCAGATTCATCGCCGCAACTGACAGAGATCTGAGAAAAGCTGTTACAGATGGAACCTTCAGGGAAGATCTCTTCTACCGCCTGAACGTCGTCTCCATTTTCGTTCCGCCGCTGCGTGAACGAAAAGAGGACATCCCCCTGCTGGTGAGATATTTTATGAGGAAATTCAATAAAGAGTATGATAGGGATATCGTCAACATCTCGCCCGATGCCCTAGGACTGATGCTCGACTACGATTGGCCTGGTAATGTGAGGGAACTCGAACATGCTATCGAGTATGCCTTCATCCGTTGTCCCGCCAACACGATTCTCGTCCAGCATCTTCCCCCTGAAATACATCGGACTGTGAAAACCACAGATAGGTTGAAGGATTCCCTCGAACAACTTGAAAAACAGCAAATCCTCCGGGCTTTGGAGAAATCTAACTGGAATCGAGGTCAAGCCGCCGAGGTTTTGGGAATAGATAGATCGACCCTGTGGCGGAAGATGAAAAAATACAATCTCATCTGA